One genomic region from Methanocaldococcus fervens AG86 encodes:
- a CDS encoding 30S ribosomal protein S4e — MAKKGPKRHLKRLAAPVRWELPRKVHKFTVRPLPGAHPMSESIPLLLIVRDILKYADNAREAKKIIKMGKVLVDGRVRKEEKLPVGLMDVVSLPDANENYRVLFDRKGRVKLKPTENPDVKLCKIKNKTVIKGGHIQLNLHDGRNIVIKVSDPTKAEEDVYKTGDTLLISIPEQEIKAHIPFEVGKLAYITGGKHIGDFARIVDIEKRGIYPDIVTLENLEGDKFKTVKDYVFVVGDEEPIIKL, encoded by the coding sequence ATGGCAAAAAAAGGTCCAAAAAGACATTTAAAAAGATTAGCAGCTCCAGTTAGATGGGAGTTACCAAGAAAAGTTCACAAATTTACAGTTAGACCATTACCAGGAGCACACCCAATGAGTGAGTCAATACCATTGCTGTTAATCGTTAGAGACATTTTAAAATATGCTGACAACGCAAGAGAGGCAAAGAAAATTATTAAGATGGGTAAGGTCTTAGTTGATGGGAGAGTTAGAAAGGAAGAAAAGCTTCCAGTTGGATTAATGGATGTTGTTTCATTACCAGATGCAAATGAAAATTACAGAGTTCTCTTTGATAGAAAAGGAAGAGTTAAATTAAAACCAACAGAAAATCCAGATGTAAAATTATGTAAAATCAAAAACAAGACAGTTATTAAAGGAGGACACATCCAATTAAACTTACACGATGGAAGAAATATCGTTATAAAAGTTTCAGACCCTACAAAGGCAGAGGAAGATGTTTACAAAACAGGAGACACTTTATTAATATCAATCCCAGAGCAAGAAATTAAAGCTCACATACCATTTGAAGTTGGTAAATTAGCTTACATTACAGGAGGAAAACACATTGGAGACTTTGCAAGAATCGTTGATATTGAAAAGAGAGGAATCTACCCAGATATCGTTACATTAGAAAACTTAGAAGGAGATAAGTTCAAAACAGTTAAGGATTATGTCTTCGTTGTTGGAGATGAAGAGCCAATTATCAAATTATAA
- the rplX gene encoding 50S ribosomal protein L24 gives MAFTRSKQPRKQRKALFNAPLHLRKKVMSAMLSKELKEKLGKNAIPVRKGDVVRIMRGDFKGLEGEVTKVDLKRYRIYVEGANNKRQDGKEVPYPIHPSNVMIIKLYDKDEKRFKHIKSE, from the coding sequence ATGGCTTTCACAAGGTCAAAACAACCAAGAAAACAAAGAAAAGCATTATTTAATGCACCTCTCCACTTGAGAAAAAAAGTCATGTCCGCAATGTTATCAAAGGAGTTGAAGGAAAAGTTAGGTAAAAACGCTATTCCAGTTAGGAAGGGAGATGTTGTTAGAATAATGAGAGGGGACTTTAAGGGCTTGGAAGGAGAGGTTACAAAAGTTGATTTAAAGAGATACAGAATTTATGTTGAAGGAGCTAACAACAAAAGACAAGATGGAAAAGAAGTTCCATACCCAATCCATCCATCAAATGTTATGATTATTAAGTTGTATGACAAAGATGAAAAAAGATTCAAACACATTAAGAGTGAATAA
- a CDS encoding 50S ribosomal protein L14, whose product MKAIGSKPVRGLPVGARCICADNTGAKEVEIIAVRNYKGVAKRLPTARVGDIVIVTVKKGTPDMRKQVLPAVVIRQKKEIRRPDGTRVKFADNAVVIVTPDGNPKGSDIKGPVAKEAAERWPGIARIAKIIV is encoded by the coding sequence ATGAAAGCAATTGGTTCAAAACCTGTAAGAGGATTGCCAGTTGGAGCAAGATGCATCTGTGCTGACAACACCGGGGCTAAGGAAGTTGAAATCATAGCTGTAAGAAACTACAAAGGGGTTGCAAAGAGATTACCAACAGCAAGAGTTGGAGACATTGTAATAGTTACAGTCAAAAAAGGAACACCAGACATGAGAAAACAGGTTTTACCAGCAGTTGTTATTAGACAGAAAAAAGAGATTAGAAGACCAGATGGAACAAGAGTTAAATTTGCAGATAATGCAGTTGTTATAGTAACACCTGACGGAAACCCAAAAGGTTCAGATATTAAAGGTCCTGTAGCAAAAGAAGCAGCCGAAAGATGGCCAGGTATTGCAAGAATTGCTAAGATAATTGTATAA
- a CDS encoding 30S ribosomal protein S17 produces MVAKNIGIPVKAPEVECDDKNCPFHGTLPVRGQSFVGVVVSDKPQKTVIIKREVVKYLRKYERYERRTTKLAAHNPPCINAKVGDIVRVMECRPISKTKAFVVVEKLGRVDEVKGEE; encoded by the coding sequence ATGGTAGCAAAAAATATTGGAATTCCAGTTAAAGCTCCAGAAGTAGAATGTGATGATAAAAACTGCCCATTCCACGGAACTTTGCCAGTAAGAGGGCAAAGCTTTGTTGGAGTAGTTGTTAGCGACAAGCCACAAAAAACAGTTATTATCAAAAGAGAGGTTGTAAAATACCTCAGAAAGTATGAAAGATACGAGAGAAGAACAACAAAATTAGCAGCTCACAACCCACCATGCATAAACGCAAAAGTTGGAGACATTGTAAGAGTTATGGAGTGCAGACCAATAAGTAAAACAAAGGCATTCGTTGTAGTTGAAAAATTGGGAAGAGTTGATGAGGTTAAAGGTGAAGAATAA
- the rnp1 gene encoding ribonuclease P protein component 1, translating into MITPHNILRHELIGLKVEIVEAKNKAMIGIKGKVVDETRNTLVIEKEDGKEVRIPKDVAVFLFQLKGCKVKVDGRLLIGRPEERLKRKIKILYPY; encoded by the coding sequence ATGATCACTCCTCATAATATTCTTAGGCATGAGCTTATAGGGCTTAAAGTAGAGATCGTTGAAGCAAAGAACAAAGCGATGATAGGGATTAAAGGAAAAGTAGTAGATGAGACGAGGAATACTCTAGTGATAGAGAAAGAGGACGGAAAAGAAGTGAGGATTCCAAAGGACGTTGCAGTATTTCTTTTCCAACTAAAGGGATGCAAAGTGAAGGTTGACGGAAGATTACTAATAGGGAGGCCAGAGGAGCGATTAAAAAGAAAGATAAAGATACTCTATCCCTATTAA
- the yciH gene encoding stress response translation initiation inhibitor YciH, which yields MPEICPRCGLPKELCVCEEIAKEEQKIKIYVTKRRFGKLMTIVEGFDTSVIDLKELAKKLKDICACGGTVKGDAIELQGDHRKKVAEELVKMGFSRDSIEVR from the coding sequence ATGCCAGAAATTTGTCCAAGATGTGGATTACCAAAAGAACTATGTGTTTGTGAGGAAATAGCTAAAGAAGAACAAAAGATAAAAATATATGTTACAAAAAGAAGATTTGGTAAATTAATGACAATAGTTGAAGGATTTGATACAAGCGTTATTGACTTAAAAGAGCTTGCCAAAAAATTAAAGGATATCTGTGCTTGTGGAGGGACTGTTAAGGGAGATGCTATTGAACTTCAGGGAGACCATAGAAAAAAGGTTGCTGAAGAACTCGTTAAAATGGGCTTCTCAAGAGATTCAATTGAAGTTAGATAA
- the rpmC gene encoding 50S ribosomal protein L29 — translation MAILRASELREMSIDELKEKLVELKRELLKERASKAVAGAPSNPGRMREIRRTIARILTIMNEKKRMASQ, via the coding sequence ATGGCTATATTAAGAGCAAGTGAGTTAAGAGAAATGTCAATAGATGAATTAAAAGAAAAACTCGTAGAATTAAAAAGAGAATTGTTAAAAGAGAGAGCAAGTAAGGCAGTTGCTGGTGCTCCTTCAAATCCAGGAAGAATGAGAGAAATTAGAAGAACAATAGCAAGAATATTAACAATAATGAATGAAAAGAAAAGAATGGCTTCACAATAA
- a CDS encoding 30S ribosomal protein S3: MIERTFVKENTTKLLIDEYFKKELSRAGYSHCDIRKTPIGTKITIYAEKPGFVIGRRGSRIRELTKTLAEEFGVEKPQIDVKPVENPDLDAQVVAQKVAQSLERGLHFRRVGHTAVRRVMNAGAKGVIVIISGKLTGERARTEKFMAGYMKHCGEPAEELVDKGRAIAKTKPGVIGVTVKIMRPDVLLPDEIIIKDEEVKHVVEEEQ, from the coding sequence ATGATAGAAAGAACATTTGTTAAAGAAAATACCACAAAATTGTTAATCGATGAGTACTTCAAGAAGGAGTTGAGTAGAGCAGGATACAGCCACTGCGATATAAGAAAAACACCTATAGGAACAAAAATCACAATATATGCTGAAAAACCTGGTTTCGTCATAGGTAGAAGAGGTAGCAGAATCAGAGAATTAACAAAAACATTGGCTGAAGAATTTGGTGTTGAAAAACCACAAATTGATGTTAAGCCAGTAGAGAATCCAGATTTAGATGCTCAAGTTGTTGCACAAAAAGTTGCACAGTCATTAGAGAGAGGATTGCACTTTAGAAGAGTTGGACACACTGCTGTAAGAAGAGTTATGAACGCTGGAGCTAAGGGGGTTATAGTCATCATCTCAGGTAAATTAACCGGAGAGAGAGCAAGAACAGAAAAGTTCATGGCTGGATACATGAAACACTGTGGAGAACCTGCTGAAGAACTTGTTGATAAAGGAAGAGCAATTGCAAAAACAAAGCCAGGAGTTATAGGAGTTACAGTAAAAATCATGAGACCAGATGTCTTATTGCCAGACGAAATTATAATTAAAGATGAAGAAGTTAAACATGTAGTTGAAGAGGAACAATAA
- the rplV gene encoding 50S ribosomal protein L22, whose translation MAKLKYKIQVNPEKTAKAMGRNIPISRKHAREICKSINGMKLDEAIKFLEDVIAMRRPVLFRRHCKKVGHRKGKLGWPAGRYPVKAAKAILKILNYAKANAEYKGLNTEKLRIKHISTNKGITIKRYMPRAFGRATPKFQETVHIQVILEEYH comes from the coding sequence ATGGCCAAATTAAAATACAAAATACAAGTCAATCCTGAAAAAACCGCAAAGGCTATGGGAAGGAACATTCCAATATCAAGAAAACATGCAAGAGAGATATGTAAATCAATAAATGGAATGAAATTAGATGAAGCTATAAAGTTTTTAGAAGATGTAATTGCAATGAGAAGACCTGTATTATTCAGAAGACATTGCAAGAAAGTAGGGCACAGAAAAGGTAAACTCGGCTGGCCTGCTGGTAGATACCCAGTTAAAGCAGCTAAGGCAATCTTAAAGATATTAAACTACGCAAAAGCAAATGCTGAATACAAAGGTTTAAACACTGAGAAGTTGAGAATAAAGCACATCTCAACAAACAAAGGAATAACAATCAAAAGATACATGCCAAGAGCATTTGGTAGAGCTACACCTAAGTTCCAAGAGACAGTCCACATACAAGTTATCTTAGAAGAATACCACTAA